A portion of the Mycobacterium paraseoulense genome contains these proteins:
- a CDS encoding methyltransferase type 11 has translation MINEAHSVPVIFIIFNRPDTTRQVFDKIREARPRKLLVIADGPRAERPGEAEKCAATRAIIDEVDWDCEVERNFSETNLGCRLRISSGITWAFERIDKAIILEDDCLPSGSFFPYSSELLDRYESDERVMMISGNNRLFGRAESADSYYFSRYPHYWGWATWRRAWAKYDVHMTQWPEIRDRKLFDQYLPNMVGRYYWESTFQHVFDGNINTWAYQWVFSIWANSGLCAVPARNLIRNIGFHAEATNTTRHSVYSSLASLDAEELDFPLNHPATFLASSDKDRLEISLWAARSKGLLYALNRYAAMMKMLIRRARGRGQWPDPGLLVRGGW, from the coding sequence GTGATCAACGAAGCACACTCCGTTCCAGTCATCTTCATCATCTTCAACAGGCCGGACACAACCAGGCAGGTCTTCGACAAGATCAGGGAGGCGCGGCCGAGGAAGCTTCTGGTGATCGCAGACGGCCCCCGCGCGGAAAGGCCCGGCGAGGCCGAGAAGTGCGCGGCGACGCGCGCCATCATCGACGAAGTGGACTGGGACTGCGAAGTCGAGAGGAACTTCTCGGAGACCAATCTGGGTTGCCGGCTTCGTATCTCCTCCGGTATCACCTGGGCGTTTGAGCGCATCGACAAAGCAATCATCCTCGAAGATGACTGCTTGCCATCGGGCTCATTCTTCCCCTACTCCTCCGAGCTCCTGGATCGCTACGAGAGCGACGAGCGGGTCATGATGATTTCCGGGAACAATCGACTGTTCGGACGCGCCGAATCCGCTGACAGTTATTACTTCTCGAGATATCCGCACTACTGGGGATGGGCCACCTGGAGGCGCGCTTGGGCGAAGTATGACGTCCATATGACGCAGTGGCCGGAGATAAGAGATCGGAAGCTCTTCGACCAGTATTTGCCCAACATGGTCGGCCGGTATTACTGGGAATCGACATTTCAACATGTTTTTGACGGCAACATCAACACTTGGGCCTACCAGTGGGTCTTTAGCATATGGGCGAACTCTGGCCTGTGCGCCGTTCCCGCCAGGAACCTGATACGAAACATCGGCTTCCACGCCGAGGCCACGAACACGACCCGGCACAGCGTCTATTCCTCGCTTGCTTCGCTGGATGCCGAAGAACTGGACTTTCCCCTCAACCACCCGGCGACCTTCCTGGCGAGCTCTGACAAGGACCGGCTCGAGATCAGCCTTTGGGCCGCCCGTTCCAAAGGGTTGCTGTACGCGTTGAATCGATACGCCGCGATGATGAAGATGCTCATCAGGAGGGCGAGGGGGCGTGGCCAGTGGCCCGATCCCGGATTGCTCGTCCGCGGTGGTTGGTGA
- a CDS encoding TylF/MycF/NovP-related O-methyltransferase gives MRSSFVDTRSAYLDLLRRNLTRYGSDELVPVGWYFFGRPMLSTRKFMLVRKRPFNPHTRGLGLDWPADALTMIGMQRLTSLQHCVETVLNEDIPGDLVECGVWRGGASILMRAVLAAYGDKKRRVWLADSFEGVPPPDTAHYEADKAIRLHRAAGVLAVSEAQVRANFEGYGLLDDQVRFLPGWFKDTLQDAPIDRISVLRLDGDLYESTIQALDALYPRLSPRGFCIIDDYHPIEACRQAVTDYRTKHGITSEIVEIDGTGVLWRKE, from the coding sequence ATGCGATCGTCATTTGTGGATACGCGATCGGCGTACCTTGACTTGCTGCGGCGCAACCTCACCCGGTACGGCAGTGACGAGTTGGTGCCTGTCGGCTGGTACTTCTTTGGACGGCCAATGCTCAGCACCCGCAAATTCATGCTGGTGCGGAAGCGCCCGTTCAATCCGCACACGCGCGGCCTGGGGCTCGATTGGCCCGCGGATGCCCTGACGATGATCGGGATGCAGAGGCTGACGAGTTTGCAGCACTGCGTCGAGACCGTTCTGAACGAGGACATCCCCGGCGACTTGGTCGAATGCGGGGTGTGGCGCGGCGGGGCGTCGATCTTGATGCGCGCGGTGCTGGCCGCCTACGGCGATAAGAAGCGACGTGTGTGGCTGGCCGATTCGTTCGAGGGGGTTCCGCCCCCGGACACCGCGCATTACGAAGCGGACAAGGCCATCCGGCTGCACCGCGCCGCCGGCGTGCTGGCCGTGTCGGAGGCACAAGTCAGGGCGAATTTCGAGGGCTATGGGTTGCTGGATGACCAGGTCCGATTCCTGCCGGGCTGGTTCAAGGACACGCTGCAGGACGCCCCGATTGATCGCATCTCCGTGCTGCGGCTGGATGGCGACCTGTACGAATCGACGATCCAAGCTCTCGATGCGCTCTACCCGCGGCTGTCGCCGCGAGGCTTCTGCATCATCGACGACTACCACCCGATCGAGGCGTGTCGGCAAGCTGTCACCGACTACCGGACGAAGCATGGCATCACCTCCGAGATCGTGGAGATCGACGGCACCGGGGTGCTGTGGCGTAAGGAATGA
- a CDS encoding glycosyltransferase: protein MKFALASYGTRGDIEPSAAVGRELLRRGHRVHLAVPPELVRFVESIGLTAVPYGPTVQEFLDEEFLRNMWKDFFREPTGVVLKVWEPLIRHWADVSTTLKTLADGADLLATGLNFEQAAANVAEHYDIPLASLHHFPMRANGQLVPSLPSPLVRSAMTTIEWLFWRATRDVEDAQRRELGLPKATRRSQRRIAERGSLEIQAYDEVCFPGLAAEWAKKWSDRRPFVGALTMELTTDADEDVASWIAAGTPPICFGSGSIPLESPSATVEMISSACAELGERALLCFGGTDFSGVPHLDHVKVVGVVNYASVFPACRAVVHHGGSGTTAASLRAGIPTLILWSSADQPYWGNQVKRLKVGTARRFSDTTQESLVADLREILAPEYAVQARELAGRMTTPAESVARAADLLESAARQEEGLP from the coding sequence ATGAAATTTGCCCTGGCGAGTTACGGAACTCGTGGAGACATCGAGCCGTCCGCCGCCGTCGGCCGCGAACTGCTGCGCAGAGGCCACCGAGTTCATTTGGCCGTCCCGCCGGAACTCGTGAGATTTGTCGAATCCATCGGGCTTACGGCGGTGCCCTACGGACCGACAGTGCAGGAGTTCCTGGACGAGGAATTCCTGCGCAACATGTGGAAGGACTTTTTCCGCGAGCCGACCGGGGTGGTGCTCAAGGTCTGGGAACCCCTCATCCGGCATTGGGCCGATGTGAGTACCACGCTCAAAACGCTGGCGGACGGCGCCGATCTGCTCGCCACCGGCCTGAACTTCGAGCAGGCCGCCGCCAACGTTGCGGAGCACTACGACATCCCGCTCGCCTCGCTGCATCACTTCCCCATGCGGGCCAACGGCCAGCTCGTTCCGAGTCTGCCGTCGCCGCTGGTCCGCTCCGCGATGACGACGATCGAGTGGTTGTTTTGGCGCGCGACGCGGGACGTCGAGGACGCACAGCGCCGTGAATTGGGCCTGCCGAAGGCGACCCGTCGGTCGCAGCGGCGGATCGCCGAGCGCGGGTCGCTGGAAATCCAGGCCTACGACGAGGTTTGCTTTCCAGGCCTGGCTGCCGAATGGGCGAAAAAATGGAGCGATCGACGACCCTTCGTCGGCGCCCTGACCATGGAGTTGACCACGGATGCCGACGAGGACGTGGCGTCGTGGATCGCCGCGGGAACACCGCCGATTTGCTTCGGTTCGGGCAGCATACCGCTCGAATCTCCCTCCGCCACAGTCGAAATGATCAGTTCGGCCTGCGCGGAGTTAGGCGAGCGGGCGCTGCTCTGTTTCGGGGGGACTGATTTCAGCGGCGTGCCGCATCTCGACCACGTCAAGGTGGTCGGCGTGGTGAATTACGCATCGGTCTTCCCGGCCTGCCGAGCGGTCGTTCATCACGGTGGCTCGGGCACCACGGCCGCAAGCCTGCGTGCCGGCATCCCCACCTTGATTCTCTGGAGCTCGGCCGACCAGCCCTATTGGGGCAACCAGGTTAAGCGCCTCAAGGTGGGAACCGCCCGGCGCTTTTCCGACACCACCCAGGAATCGCTTGTCGCGGACCTCCGCGAGATCCTGGCCCCGGAATATGCGGTTCAAGCCCGCGAACTCGCCGGCCGGATGACTACCCCCGCCGAGAGCGTCGCCCGGGCCGCGGATCTCTTGGAAAGCGCCGCTCGCCAGGAAGAAGGCCTTCCTTAG
- a CDS encoding TylF/MycF/NovP-related O-methyltransferase — MVAAVATGLTTATRLRMWWVRTEYWLARTILPDVYANDALVTFNNYHAFLDDPDFQRAYRRGARSLGREDWYQWQWRVHVGLWAAASASELDGDFVECGVSYGFLSSAIMEYLDWDRLGKTFYLLDTFAGIDPRFVTENERRAGALEISEGHLRNGMYASGVESVRANFAEWHNHRIIVGAVPETLDEVDATTVAYLHIDMNCAPPEVAALRYFWPRLTPGAFVLLDDYANRGRDEQRRAMDAVANELGVKICALPTGQGLLIKPAR; from the coding sequence ATGGTTGCCGCCGTGGCTACAGGGCTGACAACCGCAACCCGCCTGCGGATGTGGTGGGTACGCACCGAGTACTGGCTCGCGCGGACTATTCTTCCCGACGTCTACGCCAACGACGCGCTGGTCACGTTCAACAACTATCACGCGTTCCTCGACGATCCGGATTTCCAGCGCGCCTACCGGCGCGGCGCGCGCTCGCTGGGCAGAGAGGATTGGTATCAGTGGCAGTGGCGCGTGCACGTGGGGCTGTGGGCGGCGGCCAGCGCCAGCGAGCTTGACGGTGACTTCGTCGAATGCGGCGTCAGCTACGGCTTCTTGAGCAGCGCCATCATGGAGTATCTGGACTGGGACCGGCTGGGGAAGACGTTCTACTTGCTGGATACGTTCGCCGGGATCGATCCGCGCTTCGTCACCGAGAACGAACGCCGGGCCGGGGCATTGGAAATCAGCGAAGGACACCTGCGTAACGGGATGTACGCCAGTGGGGTCGAGAGCGTTCGCGCGAATTTCGCGGAGTGGCATAACCACCGCATCATCGTCGGCGCGGTTCCGGAGACGCTCGACGAGGTCGATGCGACCACCGTGGCCTACTTGCACATCGACATGAACTGCGCACCACCGGAAGTCGCCGCGTTGCGTTATTTCTGGCCACGGCTCACCCCCGGTGCCTTCGTGCTCCTGGATGACTACGCGAATCGGGGGCGTGACGAGCAACGTCGCGCCATGGACGCGGTGGCGAATGAACTGGGCGTGAAGATCTGCGCATTGCCCACGGGGCAGGGCCTGCTCATCAAGCCGGCGCGCTAA
- a CDS encoding NAD-dependent epimerase/dehydratase family protein produces MLITGGAGFIGSALAHRLVEDGYDVAVMDVLHPQVHRRDRPIDLPSSVRLFTGDVTHAPDWDAVLRLYRPSQIVHLAAETGTAQSLSEATRHGSVNVVGTTQLLDALSRSGIVPDQLVLASSRAVYGEGAWQAGTYVFYPRPRSHAQLVAGQWDPLGPEGEPAVPLPSCASATEARPTNVYAATKLAQEHLLTAWTAAHDTKVSVLRLQNVYGPGQSLTNSYTGIVALFARLACHGQSLEVYEDGRIVRDFVYIDDVVDALCAALRRPATESRRLDIGSGSGTTIHELANKVAALCDAPDPTVVPKFRDGDVRAASCDIAQAETELDWRPKWTLDDGLLALLEWIGKQSESSG; encoded by the coding sequence GTGCTCATCACTGGAGGAGCGGGGTTCATCGGGTCGGCGCTGGCGCACCGCCTCGTCGAGGACGGTTACGACGTCGCGGTGATGGATGTCTTGCACCCACAGGTGCACAGGCGAGACCGGCCGATCGACCTGCCATCGTCGGTCCGGTTGTTCACCGGCGATGTCACCCACGCCCCCGATTGGGACGCGGTGCTGCGGTTGTACCGTCCGTCGCAAATCGTCCACCTGGCGGCCGAGACAGGAACGGCGCAGTCCCTGTCGGAAGCTACACGCCATGGTTCGGTGAACGTGGTGGGCACGACCCAGCTCCTCGACGCCTTGAGCCGCTCCGGAATTGTCCCCGACCAGCTCGTGCTGGCGTCGTCGCGGGCGGTTTACGGCGAAGGTGCGTGGCAAGCCGGCACCTATGTCTTCTATCCGCGACCGCGCAGCCACGCACAGCTCGTGGCCGGCCAGTGGGATCCCCTGGGGCCCGAGGGTGAACCTGCGGTGCCGCTGCCGAGCTGCGCGAGCGCAACGGAAGCCCGGCCAACCAACGTTTACGCCGCGACCAAGCTCGCCCAGGAGCACCTGCTGACGGCCTGGACGGCCGCGCACGACACCAAGGTCAGCGTGCTCCGGCTGCAGAATGTCTACGGTCCGGGCCAGTCGCTAACGAATTCATACACGGGAATCGTCGCCCTGTTCGCCCGGTTAGCGTGCCACGGCCAATCGCTAGAGGTGTACGAAGACGGCCGGATCGTGCGTGATTTCGTGTACATCGATGACGTCGTCGACGCGCTGTGCGCGGCCCTGCGGCGGCCCGCGACCGAGTCGCGCCGCCTCGACATCGGGTCGGGGAGCGGGACCACCATTCACGAGCTGGCCAACAAGGTCGCCGCCCTGTGCGACGCCCCGGACCCGACTGTCGTCCCGAAATTCCGCGACGGTGACGTGCGCGCCGCGAGTTGCGACATCGCGCAGGCCGAAACCGAGCTGGACTGGCGCCCGAAGTGGACCCTCGACGACGGTTTGCTCGCATTGCTGGAATGGATCGGCAAGCAATCCGAATCCTCCGGCTGA
- a CDS encoding sulfotransferase family protein, whose amino-acid sequence MKWARMARPAESIAGTGNLLERSTATRPLALFVLGMGRSGTSALTRVLSLCGATLPAGMMGADETNQRGYWEPRESLLLNRSILERRGSAWWDPSLRVLEEGAFTPAERAACTADVAAYLRSLPDAPLLVIKDLQIVVLAEMWFEAAREAGLDVAVVIAVRRPQEVIASLGKATGASPELASALWLKGNLLAERHSRGVPRVFVEYTQLLENWRREVKRISAALEIDLRADEESAVDEFLTPDLRRNRDSGPVINRFGTDWMSAVYEAMHAAALDGSPDIATLDRVFEAYRASEHDFRLALEDARSHSNRFTARLLRPSLMRPALEVVAMAHRRRGTWA is encoded by the coding sequence ATGAAATGGGCCCGCATGGCTAGACCCGCCGAAAGCATTGCCGGCACCGGTAATCTGCTCGAGCGTTCGACCGCGACGCGCCCTCTCGCCTTATTTGTCCTGGGGATGGGGAGGTCTGGGACGTCGGCACTGACGCGGGTCCTTTCGCTATGCGGTGCCACGCTCCCGGCCGGGATGATGGGGGCCGACGAAACCAACCAGCGCGGCTACTGGGAGCCGCGCGAGTCGCTCCTTCTCAACAGGTCGATCCTGGAGCGCCGCGGAAGCGCATGGTGGGACCCGTCGCTGCGCGTGCTGGAGGAAGGCGCCTTCACCCCGGCGGAGCGGGCGGCGTGCACCGCCGACGTCGCGGCTTACCTGAGGTCGCTGCCGGACGCACCGCTGCTGGTCATCAAGGACCTGCAAATTGTGGTGCTCGCGGAGATGTGGTTCGAGGCGGCCCGCGAGGCGGGTCTCGATGTCGCCGTCGTGATCGCGGTGCGTCGCCCGCAGGAGGTGATCGCGTCGCTTGGGAAGGCCACCGGGGCGTCGCCGGAACTCGCGAGTGCCCTGTGGCTGAAGGGAAATCTGCTGGCCGAGCGCCACTCGCGGGGCGTGCCCCGGGTGTTCGTCGAGTACACGCAACTCCTCGAGAACTGGCGCCGCGAGGTGAAGCGGATTTCCGCCGCGCTGGAGATCGACCTGCGCGCGGACGAGGAAAGCGCGGTCGATGAGTTTCTCACCCCCGATCTGCGGCGCAACCGGGACAGTGGCCCGGTGATCAACCGCTTCGGCACCGACTGGATGTCGGCGGTCTACGAGGCGATGCACGCCGCGGCGCTGGACGGGTCGCCGGACATAGCGACGTTGGATCGTGTGTTCGAGGCGTACCGGGCCAGCGAACATGATTTCCGGCTCGCGTTGGAAGACGCCCGCAGCCACTCCAACCGCTTCACCGCCAGGCTGCTCCGCCCGTCTCTCATGAGGCCGGCGCTCGAGGTTGTCGCGATGGCGCACCGACGCAGGGGCACCTGGGCTTAG
- a CDS encoding glycosyltransferase produces MKFAVASYGTRGDIEPCLAIGRELARRGHAVRMAVPPNLVELAQEADLAAIGYGPDMHDFWSDEFIRDFWKNFARGPIKLMRDAWEPVLRNWQQMSSSLVAVGADADLLFTGQLYQDLAVNVADYYGIPMATLHYIPMRPNGELIPALPGPMVRTGMAVYDWMCWRMNKKAEDRQRRELGLPTATVASPRRIAERGSLEIQAYDEVCFPGLAAEWAKWREQRPFVGSLTMELTTDADDEVLSWIAKGAPPICFGFGSMPVAESPADTVALISAACEELGERALVCSGWSDFSSVPQSDHVKVVGVVNYTKIFPACRAVVHHGGSGTTAAGLRAGIPTLILWTAGDQPFWGSHIKQLQVGTSRRFSASTRETLVKDLRKILAPECTARAREISSRMSKPSESVGRAVDLLEKFALSGRCDRAAGPQRCR; encoded by the coding sequence ATGAAATTTGCTGTGGCAAGCTATGGGACGCGGGGTGATATCGAGCCGTGCCTTGCTATCGGCCGGGAATTGGCGCGCAGAGGGCACGCAGTGCGCATGGCCGTTCCGCCCAATCTCGTTGAGCTCGCTCAGGAAGCGGACCTTGCGGCCATCGGCTATGGACCCGATATGCACGACTTCTGGAGCGACGAATTCATACGCGACTTCTGGAAGAATTTCGCGCGGGGCCCCATCAAGTTGATGCGCGACGCGTGGGAGCCGGTGCTGCGAAACTGGCAGCAGATGAGTTCGTCACTCGTGGCGGTTGGGGCGGACGCGGATTTGCTCTTTACGGGCCAGCTCTACCAGGACCTCGCCGTCAACGTCGCGGACTACTACGGCATTCCGATGGCCACGCTGCATTACATCCCGATGCGGCCCAACGGCGAGCTGATTCCCGCGCTGCCCGGACCGATGGTCCGTACCGGGATGGCGGTGTACGACTGGATGTGCTGGCGGATGAACAAGAAGGCCGAGGACAGGCAGCGCCGTGAACTCGGCCTGCCGACGGCCACGGTCGCCTCGCCGCGCCGGATCGCCGAGCGCGGGTCCCTGGAGATTCAGGCCTACGACGAGGTGTGTTTCCCCGGCCTGGCCGCCGAGTGGGCGAAATGGCGCGAACAACGGCCGTTCGTGGGCTCGCTGACTATGGAGTTGACCACCGACGCCGACGACGAGGTGTTGTCCTGGATTGCGAAGGGCGCGCCGCCGATCTGCTTCGGCTTCGGGAGCATGCCGGTCGCAGAGTCTCCGGCGGACACGGTCGCCTTGATCAGCGCGGCCTGCGAGGAGCTTGGGGAGCGGGCGCTGGTCTGCTCCGGCTGGAGTGACTTCAGTAGTGTTCCGCAGTCCGACCACGTCAAGGTGGTGGGCGTAGTGAATTACACGAAGATCTTCCCCGCCTGTCGGGCGGTGGTTCACCACGGCGGCTCGGGCACCACGGCCGCCGGTTTGCGTGCCGGAATTCCGACGTTGATTCTATGGACGGCGGGGGACCAGCCCTTCTGGGGATCGCACATCAAGCAATTGCAGGTGGGCACTTCCCGGCGCTTTTCGGCGAGTACCCGCGAAACGCTGGTCAAGGACCTGCGGAAGATCCTGGCCCCGGAATGCACTGCTCGCGCGCGCGAGATTTCCAGCCGGATGAGCAAACCTTCCGAGAGCGTGGGGCGCGCTGTCGACCTGCTGGAGAAGTTCGCCCTCTCGGGACGCTGCGATCGAGCCGCCGGTCCGCAGCGTTGTCGCTGA
- a CDS encoding glycosyltransferase: MKLVLASYGTRGDIEPSVVVARELVRRGHDVRMAVPPDSIAFTESAGLAAVPYGLESQAWLDLYRNFWTSFFGPFWRIRELRSMWREMWDLSDQSWAQMNTTLVSLADGADLLLAGQSYQEPAANVAEYYDIPLATLHHVPMRPNGQVVSILPAPLGRSAMTAFDWFSWRLNKKVEDAQRRELGLPRATGPSPRRIAQRESLEIQAYDEVCFPGLAAEWAKWDGLRPFVGPLTMELTTSADDDVASWIAAGTPPICFGFGSMPVESPVDTVEMIGAACAELGERALICAGWSDFSDVPLPEHVKVVGAVNYAAVFPACRAVVHHGGSGTTAASLRAGVPTLILSMDVNQTVWGAQLKRLKVGTTRRFSATTRETLLADLRRILDPDCGVRAREIARHMTKPAESVVKAADVVEKFASSRSRA; the protein is encoded by the coding sequence ATGAAATTGGTGCTGGCGAGCTATGGCACGCGCGGCGACATCGAGCCTTCCGTGGTGGTCGCCCGTGAATTGGTCCGCCGGGGCCACGACGTGCGCATGGCGGTCCCGCCGGACTCGATCGCCTTCACGGAATCGGCCGGGCTGGCGGCGGTCCCGTACGGGCTGGAATCGCAGGCGTGGCTGGACCTCTATCGCAACTTCTGGACGTCCTTCTTCGGCCCGTTCTGGCGGATCCGGGAGCTGAGGTCGATGTGGCGCGAAATGTGGGATCTCAGCGACCAGAGCTGGGCGCAGATGAACACCACCCTGGTGTCGCTGGCCGACGGTGCGGATCTGCTGTTGGCCGGGCAAAGCTATCAGGAGCCCGCCGCCAACGTCGCGGAGTACTACGACATCCCGTTGGCGACGCTGCATCACGTCCCCATGCGGCCGAACGGCCAAGTGGTTTCGATCCTGCCGGCTCCGTTGGGGCGCTCGGCGATGACGGCGTTCGACTGGTTCAGTTGGCGCCTGAACAAGAAGGTCGAGGATGCGCAGCGCCGCGAACTCGGCCTGCCCCGGGCGACGGGTCCCTCGCCGCGACGGATTGCCCAGCGCGAATCACTGGAAATCCAGGCCTACGACGAGGTTTGCTTTCCCGGGTTGGCGGCCGAATGGGCGAAATGGGATGGCCTACGGCCATTTGTGGGCCCGCTGACAATGGAATTGACCACCAGCGCCGACGACGACGTGGCGTCATGGATCGCCGCGGGAACGCCGCCGATTTGCTTTGGATTCGGCAGCATGCCGGTCGAATCCCCGGTCGACACCGTCGAAATGATCGGTGCGGCCTGCGCGGAATTGGGCGAACGGGCGCTGATTTGCGCCGGTTGGAGCGATTTCAGCGATGTGCCACTGCCCGAGCACGTCAAGGTGGTGGGTGCGGTGAATTATGCCGCGGTCTTTCCCGCCTGCCGCGCGGTCGTACACCATGGCGGCTCGGGCACCACGGCGGCAAGCCTGCGGGCCGGAGTCCCGACGCTAATACTCTCGATGGATGTCAATCAGACCGTCTGGGGAGCACAGCTCAAACGATTGAAAGTCGGTACCACACGGCGGTTTTCGGCCACCACCCGGGAAACGCTGTTGGCGGATCTGCGCCGGATACTCGATCCGGATTGCGGCGTGCGCGCGCGCGAGATCGCCCGGCATATGACCAAACCGGCTGAAAGCGTCGTCAAGGCCGCCGACGTGGTGGAGAAGTTTGCCAGCTCTCGGAGTCGCGCGTGA
- a CDS encoding glycosyltransferase, translating into MKFALASYGTRGDIEPATAVARELLRRGHEVRLAVPPNLVGLVESAGVAAVPYGPDQQQGMWDTDFLRRFWRIDEVVRLWREAQELLTQSWADMSATLTSVADGADLVLTGPGFPGVPANVAEYYGIPLATMHYFPMLPNGQLAPGLPSPVVRLAMAALDWPQWRVTKKAEDDQRRELGLPKAKRPAPRRITARGSLEIQAYDAVCFPGLAAEWAKWDGRRPFIGTLTMELSTDADEDVASWIAAGTPPICFGFGSTAVKSPSDTVAMIGAACEQLGERALICSGWSDFSGVAHADQVKVVGPVNYAAVFPACRAVVHHSGAGTTAAGLRAGVPTLSLWSTGDQRIWAGQVKRLRVGTARPFSATTRESLVEDLRVVLAPECVSRAREIATRMTKPAESVAKAANLVEAFAGAGRPH; encoded by the coding sequence GTGAAGTTTGCCCTGGCAAGCTACGGAACTCGCGGCGATATTGAGCCCGCCACCGCGGTCGCCCGCGAACTGCTGCGCAGGGGCCACGAAGTGCGCCTGGCCGTCCCGCCGAACCTCGTCGGCCTCGTGGAGTCGGCTGGGGTTGCCGCGGTCCCCTATGGACCCGATCAACAGCAGGGCATGTGGGACACCGACTTTCTGCGCCGATTCTGGAGAATCGACGAGGTGGTCAGGTTATGGCGGGAAGCCCAGGAACTCCTCACCCAGTCCTGGGCGGACATGAGCGCCACGCTGACGTCAGTGGCCGACGGGGCCGATCTCGTACTGACCGGCCCCGGGTTTCCCGGGGTTCCCGCCAACGTCGCTGAGTATTACGGCATTCCGCTTGCCACTATGCACTACTTCCCGATGCTGCCCAACGGCCAGCTCGCTCCGGGCCTGCCTTCCCCCGTCGTGCGCTTGGCAATGGCAGCGCTGGACTGGCCGCAGTGGCGCGTGACAAAGAAGGCCGAGGACGACCAGCGCCGCGAACTCGGACTCCCCAAGGCGAAACGACCCGCGCCGCGGCGAATCACCGCCCGCGGTTCGCTGGAAATCCAGGCCTACGACGCAGTCTGCTTCCCCGGCCTGGCGGCAGAATGGGCGAAATGGGATGGGCGACGGCCCTTTATCGGCACGCTGACCATGGAGCTGAGCACGGATGCCGACGAAGACGTCGCGTCATGGATCGCAGCGGGAACACCGCCGATCTGCTTCGGATTCGGCAGTACAGCGGTTAAATCTCCCTCGGACACGGTCGCCATGATCGGTGCCGCCTGCGAGCAGCTGGGCGAACGGGCATTGATTTGCTCGGGCTGGAGCGACTTCAGCGGCGTGGCCCATGCCGACCAAGTCAAGGTGGTGGGCCCGGTCAACTACGCGGCGGTCTTCCCCGCTTGCCGTGCGGTAGTACACCATAGCGGCGCGGGCACCACCGCCGCAGGCCTGCGCGCCGGAGTTCCGACATTGAGCCTCTGGAGCACCGGCGATCAGCGGATCTGGGCGGGGCAGGTGAAACGGTTGAGAGTGGGTACCGCCCGCCCGTTTTCGGCCACCACACGCGAATCGCTGGTGGAAGACCTGCGTGTGGTTCTCGCCCCGGAATGTGTCTCCCGCGCCCGCGAGATCGCGACCAGGATGACCAAGCCCGCCGAAAGCGTCGCGAAGGCCGCCAATCTCGTGGAGGCCTTCGCCGGCGCGGGGCGTCCGCACTGA
- a CDS encoding TylF/MycF/NovP-related O-methyltransferase: MAVTDHDTRFAYLDLLRRDLTRYGNDELVPVGWYRLGRPLFSTRNFMLVRKRPFNQHARDLGLDWPADALTMIGMQRLTSLQHCVETVLEEDIPGDLVECGVWRGGASILMRAVLAAYGDEKRCVWLCDSFAGVPPPDVANYKQDKGIKLHRHARILGIPEAEVRANFERYGLLDDQVRFVPGWFKDTLQDAPIDRISVLRLDGDLYESTIQALDALYPRLSPGGFCIVDDYHAIKACAQAVADYREKHGVTAEIVEIDGTGVLWRK; encoded by the coding sequence TTGGCCGTGACTGATCACGACACGCGGTTCGCATACCTCGACTTGCTCCGACGCGACCTGACCAGGTACGGCAACGACGAGTTGGTGCCCGTGGGCTGGTACCGGCTAGGACGCCCCTTGTTCAGCACCCGCAATTTCATGCTCGTGCGCAAGCGTCCGTTCAATCAGCACGCCCGCGACCTGGGCCTCGACTGGCCGGCGGACGCCTTGACCATGATCGGAATGCAGCGGCTGACCAGCCTGCAGCATTGCGTGGAGACGGTGCTGGAGGAGGACATCCCCGGTGACCTGGTCGAGTGTGGGGTGTGGCGCGGCGGGGCGTCGATCTTGATGCGCGCGGTGCTGGCCGCCTACGGGGACGAGAAGCGGTGTGTCTGGCTGTGCGACTCGTTCGCCGGCGTACCGCCGCCGGACGTCGCAAACTACAAGCAGGACAAAGGGATCAAGCTGCACCGTCATGCGCGCATCCTGGGAATACCGGAAGCCGAAGTGCGGGCTAATTTCGAGCGTTACGGGTTGCTCGACGACCAGGTCCGGTTTGTTCCCGGCTGGTTCAAGGACACGCTGCAGGATGCGCCGATCGACCGGATCTCCGTGCTGCGGCTCGACGGCGACCTGTACGAGTCGACGATCCAAGCGCTCGATGCGCTTTACCCGCGGCTGTCGCCAGGTGGCTTCTGCATCGTCGACGACTACCACGCGATCAAGGCATGCGCGCAGGCGGTGGCGGACTATCGGGAAAAACACGGGGTGACCGCGGAGATCGTCGAAATCGACGGCACCGGCGTGTTGTGGCGCAAGTAG